One segment of Theobroma cacao cultivar B97-61/B2 chromosome 9, Criollo_cocoa_genome_V2, whole genome shotgun sequence DNA contains the following:
- the LOC18590452 gene encoding uncharacterized protein LOC18590452, with the protein MANGTDAEDFVVLSRVRTGLKREFEFALKVQAEICGSLGRTRSRKAQNGPVWSPGNRSNKKSKREVKVEKEKSDLEKSVRVVEESVDLMSEEEAKSDVVDVDEPKREVDGCEEEESKRVEEKEEEVKNGVVEPMCEDEDDKEGKEKSEPEKAVIGSQEEKQKEEEKEEEKEEEEKKEVKEEVKEEEEKESKMDVDIREKESEVDNATKNVEEGKRKEDLVIQSEPCEVDMGMPVLVSCEGDSKLEEVVNEEKPLRRFTRSLLKPKVETVKKTAVRDAVIVKVSDVKRAGDDNRAKIVDSPMKQEMNVSTKFVRNFPTKLKDLFDSGMLEGINARYARSSKVTRGSGSSGLRGVIKGSGILCFCSACKGVNTIAPTLYEIHAGSSNKRPAEYIHLENGNTLRDVMNACKQNSLTTLENALRMVIGSSMKKSSFCLNCRESITGTGSRKAVILCNSCVDVKESQDSATGVADANDRSPKPTVVAKSPISASKCSSSQTKSQGRVTRKDLRMHKLVFEENGLPDGTELGYFVRGQKMLVGYKRGFGILCTCCNSEISPSQFEAHAGWATRRKPFQHIYTSNGVSLHELSISLLKTRKFSTNENDDLCSICLDGGNLLCCDTCPRAFHKDCVSLPNIPTGTWHCRYCQNNFQKEKFVERNVNALAAGRVAGIDPIEQITKRCIRIIKTPETEVLSVCVLCRGQSFSKSGFGPRTVILCDQCEREYHVGCLRDHDMDDLKELPKGKWFCCTDCNKIHSALQKLIVRGEEKLPESSLLVVKKKHKELSLESNTNLDIRWRVLSGKMTSFNDTRVLLSKAVAIFHDCFDPISDSGSTKGDLIPSMVYGRTVKGQDFGGMYCAILTVNQVVVSAGIFRIFGQEVAEIPLVATSTECQGQGYFQCLFSCIEKLLGFLKVKNLVLPAADEAESIWTKKFGFSKIPQEELNKYKRDYQMMIFQGTSILQKPVPEIRLIRKAEDE; encoded by the exons atggCGAACGGTACGGACGCGGAGGATTTCGTGGTTTTATCTCGGGTAAGGACGGGTCTGAAGCGTGAATTCGAATTTGCTTTGAAGGTTCAAGCAGAGATCTGTGGGTCTTTGGGTCGGACTCGGTCCAGGAAGGCACAGAATGGACCGGTGTGGAGCCCGGGCAACCGGAGCAACAAGAAATCGAAGAGAGAAGTCAAGGTTGAGAAAGAGAAGAGTGATTTGGAGAAATCTGTGAGGGTTGTGGAGGAATCGGTGGATTTGATGAGTGAAGAAGAGGCGAAAAGCGATGTGGTTGATGTGGACGAGCCGAAGAGAGAGGTGGATGGTTGTGAAGAGGAGGAATCGAAAAGGGTCGAGGAAAAGGAAGAGGAAGTTAAAAATGGGGTTGTTGAACCAATGTGTGAAGATGAGGATGACAAGGAAGGGAAGGAAAAAAGTGAACCTGAAAAGGCGGTAATAGGTtcacaagaagaaaaacagaaagaggaagaaaaggaagaagaaaaagaggaggAAGAGAAGAAGGAAGTAAAGGAAGAAgtaaaagaggaagaagaaaaggaatcGAAAATGGATGTCGACATTAGAGAGAAGGAAAGTGAAGTGGACAATGCAACGAAGAATGTagaagaaggaaagagaaaggagGATTTGGTAATACAAAGTGAGCCTTGCGAAGTGGATATGGGAATGCCAGTTTTGGTTAGTTGCGAGGGTGATAGTAAGTTAGAGGAGGTGGTGAACGAAGAGAAGCCTCTACGGAGGTTTACTCGATCCTTGTTGAAACCAAAGGTGGAGACGGTGAAGAAAACTGCTGTGAGAGATGCTGTTATTGTGAAAGTGAGTGATGTGAAAAGAGCTGGTGATGATAATAGAGCTAAAATTGTGGATAGTCCAATGAAGCAGGAAATGAATGTGTCTACCAAGTTTGTGAGAAATTTCCCGACCAAGTTAAAGGATCTTTTCGATTCAGGTATGCTTGAGGGAATAAATGCGAGGTACGCACGAAGCTCGAAG GTTACAAGAGGTTCAGGGAGTAGTGGGCTTCGAGGAGTAATTAAGGGCTCCGGGATATTGTGTTTTTGTAGTGCTTGCAAGGGGGTTAAT ACTATTGCCCCTACCTTATATGAGATTCATGCGGGTAGCTCAAACAAACGTCCAGCAGAGTATATTCACCTGGAGAATGGGAATACGCTGCGTGATGTAATGAATGCATGCAAACAGAATTCATTGACCACATTGGAGAATGCTCTGCGGATGGTGATTGGTTCTTCCATGAAGAAATCCAGCTTTTGTTTGAACTGCAGAg AGTCCATTACTGGAACTGGCTCTAGGAAAGCTGTAATTCTATGTAATTCATGCGTGGATGTAAAAGAGTCCCAAGACAGCGCTACTGGAGTGGCTGATGCTAATGATAG aTCACCAAAACCAACTGTGGTTGCAAAGTCACCCATCAGTGCTTCAAAGTGCAGCTCATCACAAACTAAGAGTCAGGGAAGAGTAACCAGAAA GGATCTGCGGATGCATAAATTGGTATTTGAGGAAAATGGGTTGCCAGATGGAACTGAGCTAGGGTATTTTGTTCGTGGACAG AAAATGCTTGTTGGTTATAAAAGGGGATTTGGAATACTTTGCACCTGCTGCAATTCAGAG ATCAGCCCCTCACAGTTTGAAGCTCATGCTGGTTGGGCAACTCGTCGCAAGCC ttttcaacacatttacaCATCAAATGGAGTATCTCTTCATGAATTGTCAATATCCCTGTTGAAGACTCGGAAGTTCTCTACAAATGAGAATGATGACCTATGCAGCATCTGTTTGGATGGAGGGAATCTATTGTGTTGTGATACATGTCCAAGGGCTTTTCACAAAG ATTGTGTTTCTCTGCCAAACATTCCAACTGGTACTTGGCACTGTAGATATTGCCAGAATAACTTCCAAAAGGAAAAGTTTGTGGAACGTAATGTCAATGCTCTAGCTGCAGGAAGAGTTGCTGGAATTGATCCAATAGAACAGATAACGAAGAGATGCATTCGAATTATCAAAACTCCAGAGACTGAAGTTCTCAGTGTGTGTGTGCTTTGCAG AGGCCAATCTTTTAGCAAGTCAGGATTTGGTCCTCGCACTGTTATACTTTGTGATCAG TGTGAGAGAGAGTATCATGTGGGCTGTCTTAGGGATCACGATATGGATGACCTTAAG GAGTTGCCAAAAGGCAAGTGGTTTTGTTGCACAGATtgcaataaaattcattctgcTTTACAGAAATTGATAGTTCGTGGGGAAGAAAAGCTTCCTGAATCATCTCTGCTTGTTGTAAAGAAGAAGCATAAAGAACTGAGTTTGGAGAGCAACACCAATCTTGATATAAGATGGAGGGTTCTCAGTGGGAAAATGACATCTTTTAATGACACTAGAGTATTGCTTTCCAAGGCTGTTGCGATCTTCCAT GACTGCTTTGATCCTATAAGTGACTCTGGATCTACCAAAGGTGATCTAATTCCATCAATGGTTTATGG GAGAACTGTGAAGGGCCAAGATTTTGGTGGCATGTACTGTGCCATATTAACTGTCAA TCAAGTGGTCGTGTCAGCTGGTATTTTTAGGATTTTCGGGCAGGAAGTGGCTGAAATTCCCTTAGTTGCAACAAGTACTGAATGCCAAGGACAG GGTTATTTCCAATGCCTGTTTTCTTGCATTGAGAAGCTGCTTGGCTTCCTAAAAGTGAAAAACCTTGTGCTTCCGGCAGCTGATGAAGCAGAATCTATTTGGACAAAGAAATTCGGATTCAGCAAGATACCCCAGGAGGAG CTGAACAAATATAAAAGAGACTACCAAATGATGATCTTCCAGGGTACATCAATACTGCAGAAGCCAGTCCCGGAAATTCGATTGATTCGTAAAGCAGAGGATGAATGA
- the LOC18590451 gene encoding uncharacterized protein At1g08160: protein MANGNASTAQATQQPPKHINLVRFLATCLLALIVLVGLAVLITWLIIRPKRFVYTMENGSIQNFNLTNNHLNATFDFVLKAYNPNSRISLYYDYMESAVTYEDQTLAFNTVEPFFQPHRNATRVESKLTAQNLALSPSIFKDIKVEKASGEIQVDVHFKSKIRFKVGVWKSRHRILRIVCSSVTVHFSWYKHFDKVPCEVEL, encoded by the coding sequence ATGGCAAATGGTAATGCCAGTACAGCACAAGCTACACAACAGCCACCAAAACACATTAACCTGGTAAGATTTCTTGCTACTTGCTTGCTAGCCCTTATTGTTCTTGTTGGGCTAGCCGTGCTGATCACATGGCTAATCATTAGGCCAAAAAGGTTTGTTTACACCATGGAAAATGGTTCAATCCAAAATTTCAACCTAACCAATAACCATCTCAATGCCACATTCGATTTTGTCCTCAAGGCATATAATCCTAATAGCAGAATCTCCCTCTACTACGATTACATGGAGTCTGCAGTGACATACGAAGATCAAACTCTGGCGTTCAACACAGTTGAGCCCTTCTTTCAACCTCATAGGAATGCGACCCGAGTGGAATCGAAGCTCACGGCTCAAAATTTGGCATTGTCACCATCAATATTTAAGGACATCAAGGTTGAAAAAGCTTCGGGGGAGATCCAAGTTGATGTTCATTTTAAGTCAAAGATTCGGTTTAAGGTAGGTGTATGGAAGTCTAGGCATCGTATTCTAAGGATTGTGTGTTCCTCAGTGACAGTGCACTTTTCTTGGTACAAGCATTTCGACAAGGTACCATGTGAAGTAGAACTTTAG
- the LOC18590453 gene encoding cyclin-dependent kinases regulatory subunit 1, with protein sequence MGQIQYSEKYFDDTYEYRHVVLPPEVAKLLPKNRLLSENEWRAIGVQQSRGWVHYAIHRPEPHIMLFRRPLNYQQQQENQAQQAMLAK encoded by the exons atggGTCAGATCCAGTACTCTGAGAAATATTTCGATGATACTTACGAGTACAG GCATGTTGTTCTTCCTCCTGAAGTGGCCAAACTTCTCCCCAAGAATCGCCTCCTCTCTGAA AATGAGTGGCGTGCAATTGGAGTACAACAGAGTCGCGGTTGGGTCCATTATGCCATTCATCGCCCTGAACCACACATCATGCTCTTCAGGAGGCCTCTCAACTATCAGCAGCAACAGGAGAATCAGGCCCAGCAAGCCATGCTTGCTAAGTAA